A window from Rhineura floridana isolate rRhiFlo1 chromosome 17, rRhiFlo1.hap2, whole genome shotgun sequence encodes these proteins:
- the DNAJA3 gene encoding dnaJ homolog subfamily A member 3, mitochondrial isoform X2 has protein sequence MRSLSGRPKMAAVCASLWLRAAEVAAVAGGSRVGGVEARRKLQALRLARWLSTAPAAPLRFRPGPALRLGTSSGVGHHPLVCAALFHTSSLTCAKEDYYQILGVPRNASQKDIKKAYYQLAKKYHPDTNKDDPKAKEKFSQLAEAYEVLGDELKRKQYDAYGTAGFDPSSAGSGQQYWRGGPSVDPEELFRKIFGEFSGSHFGDFHTVFDQPQEYIMELTFNQAAKGVNKEIQVNINDTCQRCDGKGHEPGTKVQHCHYCNGTGMETINTGPFVMRSTCRRCGGRGSVITTPCVICRGTGQTKQKKLVMVPVPAGVEDGQTVRMPVGKREIFITFRVQKSPVFRRDGADIHSDLYISIAQAVLGGTARSPGLYETISIVIPPGIQADQRIRMSGKGIPRVNSYGYGDHYIHIKMKVPKRLTDRQRGLMLSYAEDETEVEGTVNGVTNTATGKRSAGN, from the exons ATGCGCAGTCTTTCCGGGCGGCCCAAGATGGCGGCGGTGTGCGCCTCGCTTTGGCTAAGGGCGGCGGAGGTTGCCGCCGTTGCTGGGGGAAGCCGGGTGGGCGGTGTGGAGGCTCGCCGGAAGCTGCAGGCGCTGCGCCTGGCCCGGTGGCTGAGCACGGCCCCCGCGGCCCCCCTCAGGTTTCGCCCAGGCCCGGCGCTACGGCTCGGAACCAGTTCCG GAGTTGGACATCATCCTCTTGTCTGTGCTGCCTTGTTTCACACCAGCTCCCTCACCTGTGCTAAAGAGGACTATTACCAGATTTTGGGAGTGCCTCGAAATGCCAGCCAGAAGGATATCAAGAAGGCATATTACCAG CTTGCCAAGAAGTACCACCCTGATACAAATAAAGATGACCCTAAAGCAAAGGAGAAGTTCTCCCAGCTTGCTGAAGCCTACGAG GTCTTAGGCGATGAATTGAAGCGGAAACAATATGATGCTTATGGTACAGCTGGTTTTGACCCAAGCTCAGCAGGATCCGGGCAACAGTATTGGCGTGGTGGACCTTCTGTGGATCCAGAAGAGCTGTTCAGGAAGATCTTTGGGGAGTTTTCAGGCTCCCATTTTGGAGACTTTCACACTGTCTTTGACCAGCCCCAGGAG TATATAATGGAACTGACATTCAATCAGGCCGCAAAGGGCGTTAACAAGGAGATTCAGGTGAACATCAATGATACTTGCCAGCGCTGTGACGGCAAAGGGCATGAACCGGGCACCAAAGTGCAGCACTGTCACTATTGCAATGGCACTGGCATG GAGACAATCAACACAGGTCCCTTTGTCATGCGATCTACATGTCGGCGCTGTGGTGGACGTGGTTCTGTTATAACAACCCCCTGTGTGATATGTCGCGGCACTGGGCAAACCAAACAGAAGAAGCTGGTGATGGTCCCAGTTCCAGCAG GTGTGGAGGATGGACAGACTGTTCGGATGCCTGtaggaaagagagagattttCATTACCTTCAGG GTTCAGAAGAGCCCTGTGTTCCGGAGAGATGGTGCAGATATCCACTCGGACCTCTACATCTCAATAGCACAAGCTGTCCTTGGAGGGACAGCCAGGTCGCCGGGTCTGTATGAGACAATCAGTATTGTG ATACCACCAGGCATTCAAGCTGACCAGAGGATTCGGATGAGTGGGAAAGGCATTCCCAGGGTTAACAGTTATGGCTATGGCGACCACTATATTCATATAAAGATGAAAGTTCCCAA GAGGCTGACAGATCGCCAGCGAGGTTTGATGCTGAGCTATGCtgaagatgaaactgaggtggaAGGGACTGTGAACGGTGTCACAAACACAGCAACAG GGAAACGTTCTGCTGGAAACTAG
- the DNAJA3 gene encoding dnaJ homolog subfamily A member 3, mitochondrial isoform X1, which translates to MRSLSGRPKMAAVCASLWLRAAEVAAVAGGSRVGGVEARRKLQALRLARWLSTAPAAPLRFRPGPALRLGTSSGVGHHPLVCAALFHTSSLTCAKEDYYQILGVPRNASQKDIKKAYYQLAKKYHPDTNKDDPKAKEKFSQLAEAYEVLGDELKRKQYDAYGTAGFDPSSAGSGQQYWRGGPSVDPEELFRKIFGEFSGSHFGDFHTVFDQPQEYIMELTFNQAAKGVNKEIQVNINDTCQRCDGKGHEPGTKVQHCHYCNGTGMETINTGPFVMRSTCRRCGGRGSVITTPCVICRGTGQTKQKKLVMVPVPAGVEDGQTVRMPVGKREIFITFRVQKSPVFRRDGADIHSDLYISIAQAVLGGTARSPGLYETISIVIPPGIQADQRIRMSGKGIPRVNSYGYGDHYIHIKMKVPKRLTDRQRGLMLSYAEDETEVEGTVNGVTNTATGGRETTRTGAGKERPEAGDSTEGFLAKLKKMFSS; encoded by the exons ATGCGCAGTCTTTCCGGGCGGCCCAAGATGGCGGCGGTGTGCGCCTCGCTTTGGCTAAGGGCGGCGGAGGTTGCCGCCGTTGCTGGGGGAAGCCGGGTGGGCGGTGTGGAGGCTCGCCGGAAGCTGCAGGCGCTGCGCCTGGCCCGGTGGCTGAGCACGGCCCCCGCGGCCCCCCTCAGGTTTCGCCCAGGCCCGGCGCTACGGCTCGGAACCAGTTCCG GAGTTGGACATCATCCTCTTGTCTGTGCTGCCTTGTTTCACACCAGCTCCCTCACCTGTGCTAAAGAGGACTATTACCAGATTTTGGGAGTGCCTCGAAATGCCAGCCAGAAGGATATCAAGAAGGCATATTACCAG CTTGCCAAGAAGTACCACCCTGATACAAATAAAGATGACCCTAAAGCAAAGGAGAAGTTCTCCCAGCTTGCTGAAGCCTACGAG GTCTTAGGCGATGAATTGAAGCGGAAACAATATGATGCTTATGGTACAGCTGGTTTTGACCCAAGCTCAGCAGGATCCGGGCAACAGTATTGGCGTGGTGGACCTTCTGTGGATCCAGAAGAGCTGTTCAGGAAGATCTTTGGGGAGTTTTCAGGCTCCCATTTTGGAGACTTTCACACTGTCTTTGACCAGCCCCAGGAG TATATAATGGAACTGACATTCAATCAGGCCGCAAAGGGCGTTAACAAGGAGATTCAGGTGAACATCAATGATACTTGCCAGCGCTGTGACGGCAAAGGGCATGAACCGGGCACCAAAGTGCAGCACTGTCACTATTGCAATGGCACTGGCATG GAGACAATCAACACAGGTCCCTTTGTCATGCGATCTACATGTCGGCGCTGTGGTGGACGTGGTTCTGTTATAACAACCCCCTGTGTGATATGTCGCGGCACTGGGCAAACCAAACAGAAGAAGCTGGTGATGGTCCCAGTTCCAGCAG GTGTGGAGGATGGACAGACTGTTCGGATGCCTGtaggaaagagagagattttCATTACCTTCAGG GTTCAGAAGAGCCCTGTGTTCCGGAGAGATGGTGCAGATATCCACTCGGACCTCTACATCTCAATAGCACAAGCTGTCCTTGGAGGGACAGCCAGGTCGCCGGGTCTGTATGAGACAATCAGTATTGTG ATACCACCAGGCATTCAAGCTGACCAGAGGATTCGGATGAGTGGGAAAGGCATTCCCAGGGTTAACAGTTATGGCTATGGCGACCACTATATTCATATAAAGATGAAAGTTCCCAA GAGGCTGACAGATCGCCAGCGAGGTTTGATGCTGAGCTATGCtgaagatgaaactgaggtggaAGGGACTGTGAACGGTGTCACAAACACAGCAACAG GTGGCAGGGAGACGACTAGAACGGGGGCAGGCAAGGAGAGGCCTGAGGCAGGGGACAGCACGGAGGGATTCCTAGCTAAACTTAAGAAAATGTTTAGCTCCTGA
- the LOC133371762 gene encoding hemoglobin subunit alpha-D-like: MVLTAEDRKLIQASWGKLSSEMDNLGGEALTRLFQAHPQTKTYFPHFDLSPGSNDIHRHGQKVFKALDGAVKHLDNIRGPLAELSDLHAYNLRVDPINFKLLGKCFHVTLASSLRADYTCQTYLAFDKLFYEVADVLSEKYR; this comes from the exons ATGGTGCTGACCGCTGAGGACCGCAAGTTGATCCAAGCCTCCTGGGGGAAACTGTCCTCTGAAATGGACAATCTGGGCGGCGAAGCGCTGACCAG GCTCTTCCAGGCCCACCCGCAGACCAAGACCTATTTCCCGCACTTCGACCTCAGCCCCGGCTCCAACGACATCCACCGCCACGGCCAGAAGGTCTTCAAGGCGCTCGACGGCGCCGTCAAGCACTTGGACAACATCCGCGGGCCCCTGGCCGAGCTCAGCGACCTGCACGCCTACAACCTCCGCGTGGACCCCATCAACTTCAAG CTCCTGGGCAAGTGCTTCCACGTGACACTGGCTTCCAGTCTCCGCGCCGACTACACCTGCCAGACCTACCTGGCCTTTGACAAGCTATTCTACGAGGTGGCCGATGTGCTGTCCGAGAAGTACAGATGA